The following proteins are encoded in a genomic region of Alnus glutinosa chromosome 8, dhAlnGlut1.1, whole genome shotgun sequence:
- the LOC133874730 gene encoding germin-like protein subfamily T member 2 gives MKNPSSSSPFHMLSCLLVILLLPLPSLLADPDPLQDFCVADLSASTSVNGFPCKPASKVTSDDFFFDGLSKEGDTTNIFGVNATLGNVLTFPGLNTLGISMNRVDFAIGGVNPPHSHPRATEIGLIISGQVLVGIVTTGNVYFSKVLTAGQVFVIPKGLLHFQKNVGPGKVLAFVSFNSQLPGVAIVPLNLFASTPSIPNDVLTKTFQVGDDVVNSIKSKFGS, from the coding sequence ATGAAGAATCCATCAAGTAGTTCACCCTTCCACATGCTATCTTGCCTCCTCGTGATATTGCTTCTCCCTTTGCCGTCTCTCTTGGCAGATCCTGACCCATTGCAGGACTTCTGCGTCGCTGATTTGAGTGCCTCTACGTCAGTTAATGGTTTTCCTTGCAAACCTGCATCAAAAGTAACTTCGgatgattttttctttgatgGACTGAGCAAAGAGGGTGACACAACAAATATCTTTGGCGTGAATGCCACCTTAGGTAATGTCCTTACATTTCCTGGGCTCAACACTCTTGGGATCTCAATGAACAGAGTGGACTTTGCCATTGGAGGAGTTAATCCACCCCACTCTCACCCTCGTGCAACTGAGATTGGTCTGATCATTTCAGGACAGGTACTTGTCGGGATTGTGACAACTGGAAACGtgtatttttcaaaagttttgactGCTGGGCAGGTCTTTGTCATTCCTAAGGGACTCTtacactttcaaaaaaatgtTGGACCAGGGAAGGTCCTTGCCTTCGTCTCTTTCAACAGCCAATTACCAGGGGTTGCTATCGTCCCATTAAATCTCTTTGCTTCAACACCATCGATTCCTAACGACGTGTTGACTAAGACCTTCCAAGTAGGAGATGATGTTGTCAATTCTATAAAATCAAAGTTTGGTTCTTAA
- the LOC133875479 gene encoding germin-like protein subfamily T member 2 produces MNPSTSSSFYMLSCLVVLVLLPLPSLLADPDSLQDFCVADLSASTSVNGFLCKPASNVSSDDFFFDGLSKEGNTTNIFGSNVTAANVLTFPGLNTLGSSINRVDFAIGGVNPPHSHPRSTETDLVISGQVLVGFVTTGNVYFSKVLTTGQIFVIPKGLVHFQRNVGPGKALIFTTFNSQLPGAAVVPLNLFASTPSIPNDVLTKTFQVGDDVVNSIKSKFGS; encoded by the coding sequence ATGAATCCATCAACTAGTTCATCCTTCTACATGCTATCTTGCCTCGTTGTGTTAGTGCTTCTTCCTTTGCCATCCCTCTTGGCTGACCCTGACTCATTACAGGACTTCTGCGTCGCTGATTTGAGTGCCTCTACGTCAGTTAATGGCTTTCTTTGCAAACCTGCATCAAATGTAAGTTCAgatgattttttctttgatgGATTGAGCAAAGAGGGAAACACAACAAACATCTTTGGCTCGAATGTCACCGCTGCTAATGTCCTTACATTTCCTGGGCTTAACACTCTTGGGAGTTCAATCAACCGAGTGGACTTTGCCATTGGAGGAGTTAATCCACCCCACTCTCACCCTCGTTCAACTGAGACTGATCTGGTCATTTCAGGGCAGGTACTTGTCGGGTTTGTGACAACTGGGAACGTGTATTTCTCAAAAGTTTTGACTACTGGGCAGATCTTTGTCATTCCTAAGGGACTCGTACACTTCCAAAGGAATGTTGGACCAGGGAAGGCCCTTATCTTCACCACTTTCAACAGCCAATTGCCAGGGGCTGCCGTCGTGCCATTAAATCTCTTTGCTTCAACACCATCGATTCCTAACGACGTGTTGACTAAGACCTTCCAAGTAGGAGATGATGTTGTCAATTCCATTAAATCCAAGTTCGGTTCTTAA
- the LOC133875354 gene encoding germin-like protein subfamily T member 2, protein MNSSSSSSFYMLSCLVVLVLLPLPSLLADPDSLQDFCVADLSASTSINGFLCKPASNVSSDDFFFDGLSKEGNTTNIFGSNVTAANVLTFPGLNTLGSSINRVDFAIGGVNPPHSHPRSTETDLVISGQVLVGFVTTGNVYFSKVLTAGQIFVIPKGLVHFQKNVGPGKALIFTTFNSQLPGAAVVPLNLFASTPSIPNDVLTKTFQVGDDVVNSIKSKFGS, encoded by the coding sequence ATGAATTCATCAAGTAGTTCATCCTTCTACATGCTATCTTGCCTCGTCGTGTTAGTGCTTCTCCCTTTGCCATCCCTCTTGGCTGACCCTGACTCATTACAAGACTTTTGTGTCGCTGATTTGAGTGCCTCTACGTCAATTAATGGCTTTCTTTGCAAACCAGCATCAAATGTAAGTTCAgatgattttttctttgatgGACTGAGCAAAGAGGGAAACACAACAAACATCTTTGGCTCGAATGTCACCGCAGCTAATGTCCTTACATTTCCTGGACTTAACACTCTTGGGAGTTCAATCAACCGAGTGGACTTTGCCATTGGAGGAGTTAATCCACCCCACTCTCACCCTCGTTCAACTGAGACTGATCTGGTTATTTCAGGGCAGGTACTTGTCGGGTTTGTGACAACTGGGAACGTGTATTTCTCAAAAGTTTTGACTGCTGGACAGATCTTTGTCATTCCTAAAGGACTTGTACATTTCCAAAAGAATGTTGGACCAGGGAAGGCCCTTATCTTCACCACTTTCAACAGCCAATTACCAGGGGCTGCCGTCGTCCCATTAAATCTCTTTGCTTCAACACCATCGATTCCTAACGACGTGTTGACTAAGACCTTCCAAGTAGGAGATGATGTTGTCAATTCCATTAAATCCAAGTTCGGTTCTTAA
- the LOC133876534 gene encoding germin-like protein subfamily T member 2 codes for MNPSSCSSFYTLSCLVVLVLLPLPSLLADPDSLQDFCIADLSASTSVNGFPCKPESNVNSDDFFFDGLSKEGDTTGIFGSNVTSGSVLVFPGLNTLGISINRVDFAVGGVNPPHSHPRATETVLIISGQVLVGFVTTGNVYFSKVLTAGQIFVIPKGLVHFQKNVGPGKALAFTSFNSQLPGAAIVPLNLFASAPSIPNDVLTKTFQVEDNVVNSIKSKFGSDAGHY; via the coding sequence ATGAATCCATCAAGTTGTTCATCCTTCTACACGCTATCTTGCCTTGTCGTGTTAGTGCTTCTCCCTTTGCCATCCCTCTTGGCCGACCCTGACTCATTACAAGACTTCTGCATTGCTGATTTGAGTGCCTCTACGTCAGTTAATGGATTTCCTTGCAAACCTGAGTCAAATGTAAACTCAgatgattttttctttgatgGACTGAGCAAAGAGGGTGACACAACAGGCATCTTTGGCTCGAATGTCACCTCTGGTAGTGTTCTTGTATTTCCTGGGCTTAACACTCTTGGGATTTCAATCAACCGAGTGGACTTTGCCGTTGGAGGAGTTAATCCACCCCACTCTCACCCTCGTGCGACTGAGACTGTTCTGATCATTTCAgggcaggtacttgttgggttTGTGACAACTGGGAACGtgtatttttcaaaagttttgactGCTGGGCAAATCTTCGTCATTCCTAAGGGACTCGTACACTTCCAAAAGAATGTTGGACCAGGGAAGGCCCTTGCCTTCACCTCTTTCAACAGCCAATTACCGGGGGCTGCTATCGTCCCATTAAATCTCTTTGCTTCAGCACCATCCATTCCTAACGACGTGTTGACTAAGACCTTCCAAGTAGAAGATAATGTTGTCAATTCCATTAAGTCCAAATTCGGTTCTGATGCAGGACACTATTGA
- the LOC133876468 gene encoding germin-like protein subfamily T member 2 produces the protein MNPSSSSSFYMLSACLVVLLLLPLPSILADPDSLQDFCVADLSTSTSVNGFPCKPASNVTSDDFFFDGLSKEGDTTGIFGSNVTSGSVLVFPGLNTLGISINRVDFAIGGVNPPHSHPRATETVLIISGQVLVGFVTTENVYFSKVLTAGQIFVIPEGLVHFQKNVGPGKALAFTSFNSQLPGAAIVPLNLFASAPSIPNDVLTKTFQVGDDVVNSIKSKFGS, from the coding sequence ATGAATCCATCAAGTAGTTCATCCTTCTACATGCTATCTGCTTGCCTTGTCGTGTTATTGCTTCTCCCTTTGCCATCCATCTTGGCTGATCCTGACTCATTACAGGACTTCTGCGTTGCTGATTTGAGTACCTCTACGTCAGTTAATGGCTTTCCTTGCAAACCTGCGTCAAATGTAACCTCAgatgattttttctttgatgGACTGAGCAAAGAGGGTGACACAACAGGCATCTTTGGCTCGAATGTCACCTCTGGTAGTGTTCTTGTATTTCCTGGGCTTAACACTCTTGGGATTTCCATCAACCGAGTGGACTTTGCCATTGGAGGAGTTAATCCACCCCACTCTCACCCTCGTGCGACTGAGACTGTTCTGATCATTTCAgggcaggtacttgttgggttTGTGACAACTGAAAACGtgtatttttcaaaagttttgactGCCGGGCAGATCTTCGTCATTCCTGAAGGACTCGTACACTTCCAAAAGAATGTTGGACCAGGGAAGGCCCTTGCCTTCACCTCTTTCAACAGCCAACTACCAGGGGCTGCTATCGTCCCATTAAATCTCTTTGCTTCAGCACCATCGATTCCTAACGACGTGTTGACTAAGACCTTCCAAGTAGGAGATGATGTTGTCAATTCCATCAAATCTAAGTTCGGTTCTTAA
- the LOC133875719 gene encoding germin-like protein subfamily T member 2 — protein MKNPSSSSPIYMLSCLVVLLLLPLPSILADPDSLQDFCVADLSASPSVNGFPCKPASKVTSDDFFFDGLSKEGDTTSRFGSNLTTANVLSFPGLNTLGVSMNRVDFAIGGVNPLHSHPRATETVLVIKGKLLVGFVTTGNVFYSKVLTVGNIFVIPKGLVHFQRNIGKGKALAFTSFNSQLPGAAVLPLNLFASKPSIPNNVLTKTFQVGDDVINSLKSKLGS, from the coding sequence ATGAAGAATCCATCAAGTAGTTCACCCATCTACATGCTATCTTGCCTCGTCGTGTTATTGCTTCTCCCTTTGCCATCCATCTTGGCTGACCCTGACTCGTTACAGGACTTCTGCGTTGCTGATTTGAGTGCCTCTCCATCAGTTAATGGCTTTCCTTGCAAACCTGCGTCAAAAGTAACTTCAgatgattttttctttgatgGACTGAGCAAAGAGGGTGACACAACAAGCAGGTTTGGCTCGAATCTCACCACTGCTAATGTCCTTTCATTCCCTGGGCTCAACACTCTTGGGGTGTCAATGAACCGAGTGGACTTCGCCATTGGAGGAGTTAATCCACTCCACTCTCACCCTCGTGCAACTGAGACTGTTCTGGTCATTAAAGGGAAGTTACTTGTCGGGTTTGTAACAACTGGGAACGTGTTTTACTCTAAAGTTTTGACGGTAGGGAATATCTTTGTCATTCCTAAGGGACTCGTACACTTCCAAAGGAACATTGGCAAAGGGAAGGCACTTGCCTTCACCAGTTTCAACAGTCAATTACCAGGAGCTGCTGTCCTCCCATTAAATCTCTTTGCTTCAAAACCATCGATTCCTAACAACGTGCTGACTAAAACCTTCCAAGTAGGAGATGATGTTATCAATTCTCTTAAGTCCAAGCTCGGTTCTTAA